A genomic segment from Bradyrhizobium sp. CB1015 encodes:
- a CDS encoding MarR family winged helix-turn-helix transcriptional regulator, whose amino-acid sequence MAKPPKQNSPITEHLAYLLAQANREINRQLELRLSKEGVPVEQWRILKVLSDGEGHSMGELADAVLLNHPTLTKMIDRMVSDTLVYRVQDPNDRRKVLMFISDRGKVLCKKLNSLAVDQEEHILESYGDKSTSELKRLLESLIDSSN is encoded by the coding sequence GTGGCAAAACCGCCGAAACAAAACTCCCCGATCACCGAACACCTCGCCTACCTGCTCGCGCAAGCCAACCGGGAGATCAACCGGCAGCTCGAACTGCGGTTGAGCAAGGAAGGCGTTCCGGTCGAGCAATGGCGCATCCTGAAAGTGCTGTCGGATGGCGAGGGCCATTCGATGGGCGAGCTTGCGGACGCCGTGCTGCTCAATCATCCGACGCTGACCAAGATGATCGACCGCATGGTCTCCGACACGCTGGTCTATCGCGTGCAGGACCCGAACGACCGCCGCAAGGTGCTGATGTTCATCTCCGACCGCGGCAAGGTGCTGTGCAAGAAGCTCAACTCGCTCGCGGTCGACCAGGAGGAGCACATCCTGGAGAGCTACGGCGACAAGTCGACGAGCGAATTGAAGCGGCTGCTGGAGAGTTTGATCGACAGTTCGAATTGA